From Mucilaginibacter rubeus, a single genomic window includes:
- a CDS encoding ZIP family metal transporter has translation MTQFEKEILFTLIPVVLLLAGGTLAIFRNASSAFKSMTLHFAAGVVFSVVAVELLPDMIKIHDPIMIVTGFIVGIASMLIVKRVTEKIEATEENSTSKGTLPWAALAAVGIDLLIDGILLGIGFAAGQKEGTLLAFALALECFSLGIAVVTTIRSGTNSKPKLYQILVGLDLVFLIGAVAGLFLLHNAPEKLMEFILSFGAAALLYLVTEELLVEAHEEKDSPVYTALFFAGFLIFLVLGIIL, from the coding sequence ATGACCCAGTTTGAAAAAGAGATCCTGTTTACCCTAATCCCGGTTGTGTTATTGCTCGCAGGCGGCACCCTGGCTATTTTTCGAAATGCCAGCAGCGCATTCAAAAGTATGACCCTGCACTTCGCCGCCGGTGTCGTTTTTTCAGTGGTGGCCGTTGAACTGCTGCCGGATATGATCAAGATACACGACCCTATCATGATCGTGACCGGGTTCATTGTGGGTATCGCATCCATGCTGATCGTTAAGCGGGTCACAGAAAAAATAGAGGCGACCGAAGAAAATTCAACAAGCAAAGGAACATTGCCCTGGGCGGCTTTAGCTGCGGTGGGTATAGACCTGCTTATTGATGGTATCCTTTTAGGGATCGGGTTTGCCGCCGGGCAAAAGGAAGGCACTTTGCTAGCCTTCGCCTTAGCGCTCGAATGCTTTTCATTGGGCATCGCTGTAGTGACCACCATCAGGTCAGGAACCAACAGTAAACCTAAACTATACCAGATCTTGGTCGGCCTCGACCTGGTGTTTCTGATCGGTGCGGTCGCCGGTTTATTCCTGCTTCATAATGCGCCTGAAAAACTCATGGAATTTATTTTGTCGTTTGGAGCAGCCGCACTGCTTTACCTGGTGACCGAAGAATTGCTGGTAGAAGCCCACGAAGAAAAAGATTCACCGGTTTATACCGCCTTATTTTTTGCCGGCTTCCTGATCTTTTTGGTGCTGGGCATCATATTATAA